The following are from one region of the Carassius auratus strain Wakin unplaced genomic scaffold, ASM336829v1 scaf_tig00216185, whole genome shotgun sequence genome:
- the LOC113097319 gene encoding trace amine-associated receptor 8b-like, whose product MNLTAVNQSDVCQEYLCPERSVSFSVYVILYAAAAAVSLLTVCGNLLVIISVSHFKQLHTPANILILSLAVSDLLVGVFVMPFHLSWLIESCWISGPVMCSVFSFVTFQAPTVSVHTVALIAVDRFLALSSPFLYSEKISPTVTCIATIFNWLFSLLYIFALLYVNNFTGVMCPGECLYIIDKVSSLVDLIVVFIMPCTLIIILYTRVFVIAKKHATAIRALQIHNRTESSKNRVSDKSERKAALALGILVFVFLLCLLPYYIFSLTNFLKNDSFSNLINSVSVLFYLNSFINPLLYALLYPWFKKSVKIIITFKVLNTDSSLMNVLSLNS is encoded by the coding sequence ATGAATCTTACAGCAGTGAACCAAAGCGATGTCTGTCAGGAATATTTGTGTCCAGAGAgatctgtttctttttctgtctatGTGATTCTGTATGCGGCTGCAGCAGCTGTGTCTCTTCTGACCGTGTGTGGAAACCTGCTGGTCATCATCTCTGTTAGTCACTTCAAGCAGCTCCACACACCTGCAAACATCCTCATCCTCTCTTTGGCTGTGTCTGATCTTCTAGTTGGAGTTTTTGTGATGCCGTTTCACTTATCTTGGCTTATTGAATCATGTTGGATTTCTGGCCCAGTGATgtgttcagttttcagttttgtgaCTTTTCAGGCACCAACCGTGTCTGTTCATACTGTGGCTCTGATAGCAGTTGATCGGTTTTTGGCTTTAAGCTCTCCTTTTCTTTACTCTGAAAAGATCTCACCCACTGTCACCTGCATAGCAACTATATTTAACTGGCTGTTTTCACTCCTTTATATCTTTGCTCTTCTTTACGTTAATAACTTCACTGGTGTCATGTGTCCAGGAGAATGTCTTTATATTATAGACAAGGTTTCTTCCCTCGTTGACCTCATAGTTGTGTTTATTATGCCCTGTacacttattataatattatacactcgTGTTTTTGTCATTGCTAAGAAACATGCGACTGCTATAAGAGCTCTTCAGATTCACAACAGAACAGAATCCTCCAAAAACAGAGTCAGTGACAAATCAGAGCGAAAAGCCGCATTAGCACTCGGGATTCTGGTCTTTGTGTTTCTCCTGTGTTTACtgccatattatatattttctttaacaaatttcttaaaaaatgacTCATTTTCTAATCTTATAAACAGTGTTTCGGTTCTCTTTTACCTTAATTCCTTCATCAATCCACTTCTCTACGCTCTGTTGTACCCTTGGTTTAAGAAAAGTGTAAagataattattacttttaaagtaTTGAACACAGACTCCTCTCTGATGAATGTCCTTTCATTAAATTCTTAA